The DNA sequence CTTTCATAAGCTCTGTTGGGTTACTATCAGTAACAACTGTTACTTCCGGTTTCAAGCTGTGACAAATACGATAATTTACAATATTTTTATCTAATAATACTGTCTCTCCTGCCGGAATCTCTGCCGCATACTGATAAATCTCTTCATAAGGACGAATCACAATATGATTCTTCTCACAATATGATTTCAGTTTATCATCCAATACTTCCTCATGAATAAACCAATATGCTTCCTGCATAGTTACTGCTGCAAAAGACAATACCACCGGCACACATTCAATATCACCACCGCGAATATTAAAGAGCCATGCAATGTCATAAAGGGATGTCAGGATATGCACTCCTGCCTGCTTCTCCTGCATTTTTTCTCTTACCCGTGTCAGTTTACTCTGTGCACTTTCTCCAGCATATTTTTCTTCTAAAATAAAAACCGGATTCATTGGAAGTTGTGGGCGCTCTTTCCAAATAATTCCCACTAAATCTTCTGTTACATATACAGAGCCATTTTTCTTACCAACGATTTCTTCATAGCATGCACCGTCTGCGGCATTAATGACTCTTCCATCAAATCCCAGACATGCGCCTTCCGGAAGATTCTTCTCCACATATTCTTGAACGGTAGGCACTCCCTCTTCTCCCATTTTAAAAAGAGTAACCGGTGTTCCCTTCAACTGTTTTTCTGCCTGTATAAAATATCTTCCGTCTGTCCAAAGATCTGCCTCCGTCATGGTAATCACGGCTGTTCCGGCAGAACCTGTAAATCCGGTAATATATTTTCTCGCTTTAAAATAATCACCTACATACTCTGATTCATGAAAATCCGAAGTAGGAACGATATACATATCAATGCTTCTTTTTTTCATCTCTGCCCGTAAAGCATCGATTCTTTCTGCTATCATTACAAAATATCTCCTTATGCTTCTTTCTTCACTGCAATTACTTCAATCTCTACTAATGCGCCCTTTGGAAGCTTTGCTACTTCTACACAGGAACGTGCCGGAGTATCACCTGTAAAATACTCTGCATAAATTTCATTTACTTTTGCAAAATCATTAATATCATCAATAAATACACTAGTCTTTACTGCATGGTCTAAATCAGAACCCGCTGCTTCTAATACTGCCTGAAGATTCTTAAATACCTGATGTGTCTGTGCCTCAATTCCATTCTGAAGCTCTCCTGTTTCCGGAATTAACCCAATCTGTCCAGAAGTAAAAATCAATCCGTTTGCTTCTACAGCATGTACATAAGGTCCTACTGCTGCTGGTGCTTTTGGTGCGTTAATTGTTTTTTTCATAATTTATTTCCTCTTTTCTCTTTTTTATAGATTTACTGTTTTTTATTGTAACATTTTCACACCCAGTCTTCAATAGTTGTAACCAAAGATAATGAAACAAATCAAAATATTCTTAAAAAAATGCTTGCTTTTTCCATTTCCATATGATATTATATTATTCGTTCGAGCGATACGTTCGACAGATGCCGGTGTGGCGGAATGGCAGACGCACCAGACTCAAAATCTGGCGGTGGCAACATCGTGTGGGTTCAAGTCCCACCGCCGGCATTCTATTGAAACGCCGAAATCCTAGCAAACTTAAGGATTTCGGCGTTTTTACTTTTCTTAATTGTTCACCTAAAATCGAAATGGGGGAAGATTTATGATTAAATTATTATTAGAACTTGTTTGTTTACCATTTATCATTATAGGAAAATTATTGATAGGAATTTTAAAGTTGCTAGGTCTTACAGATATTTTCGGCGGCAAGGATTAAACCTGCCGCTTTATTTTTTTATCTCACCAATTTGTTTTCGCTTTTTTCCAGCGGTCCGGCTCTTTCTGCCAAACTTCATTTAACCATTCTACTCCCTGACAGATTCCTTCTTCGCTGAACTCCACGTTTGTTCTCTGCTTTTTTTCTTCCGGAGTAGAATCATACGCATAAGGCGCATCCCACGCGCAAACTTCCAAGTGTTCTTCCTCTTCTGTTTTTATTAAGGCAAACCGGAAGCGCATGCCTTCATAGCTTCCGGTAAATGTTGTTTTTTTCAAATATGGTATACTTAAAATATCTTTTCTTTCAATCATTAGTATTTCATATCCTTTAAAATATCAAAGCAGTCAAAGGTTGCAAAATAATCCTTCGGTGTTTCTGCACGTCGAATCAACTGAGTGCTTCCATCTTCCTTTAATAATACTTCTGCTGACTTCAATTTTCCGTTATAGTTATATCCCATTGCAAAGCCATGTGCTCCGGTATCATGAATAACTAGTAAATCTCCCATATCAATCTTTGGAAGCATACGGTCAATTGCAAATTTGTCATTATTTTCACAAAGAGAACCGGTAACGTCATACTTATGGTCGCAAACACTGTTATCCTTGCCCATAACGGTAATATGATGATATGCTCCATACATCGCAGGACGCATCAAGTTTACTGCACAAGCATCTACTCCTATGTACTCTTTGTGTGTATGTTTTTCATGAATTGCTGTGGTTACCAGACAGCCATAAGGTCCCATCATGAAACGTCCCATCTCTGTATAAATTGCCACGTCTCCCATTCCTGCCGGAACTAAAACTTCTTCGTATACTTTTCTTACACCTTCACCGATAGCACGAATATCATTCGGCTCTTGATCTGGTTTATAAGGGATTCCTACACCACCGGACAAGTTAATGAAACGAATATCTGCTCCTGTTTCTTCTTTTAATTTAACTGCAACTTCAAAGA is a window from the Roseburia sp. 499 genome containing:
- a CDS encoding aminopeptidase P family protein, with amino-acid sequence MIAERIDALRAEMKKRSIDMYIVPTSDFHESEYVGDYFKARKYITGFTGSAGTAVITMTEADLWTDGRYFIQAEKQLKGTPVTLFKMGEEGVPTVQEYVEKNLPEGACLGFDGRVINAADGACYEEIVGKKNGSVYVTEDLVGIIWKERPQLPMNPVFILEEKYAGESAQSKLTRVREKMQEKQAGVHILTSLYDIAWLFNIRGGDIECVPVVLSFAAVTMQEAYWFIHEEVLDDKLKSYCEKNHIVIRPYEEIYQYAAEIPAGETVLLDKNIVNYRICHSLKPEVTVVTDSNPTELMKAIKNETELKNIRNAHIKDGVAVTKFLYWLKTNIGKQKITEISASDYLEARRREQDLFVDLSFETISAYGANAAMMHYCATPESDAELKPEGFLLVDSGGHYLDGSTDITRTIALGKLTEEEKFHFTTVCRSNLNLAAAKFLYGCRGTNLDILSRGPLWNLGLDYKCGTGHGIGYLLNVHEGPNGFRWKIVPERNDSCVLEEGMVTTDEPGVYLEGKYGIRTENELICKKAEKNEYGQFMEFETITYVPIDLDAIIPEEMTGTERKLLNDYHKMVYEKISPYLTTEEKEWLKEYTRAI
- a CDS encoding diaminopimelate decarboxylase, translating into MKKEPFVTYEQLKEIVKEYPTPFHLYDEKGIRANAQAVKEAFSWNKGFKEYFAVKATPNPYLINILKEYGCGCDCSSMTELMMADALHFDGKDIMFSSNDTPASEFKFADEIGAIINLDDFTHIDFLEETIGHIPETISCRYNPGGLFKISNSIMDNPGDAKYGFTTEQLFEGFKVLKEKGAKHFGIHAFLASNTVTNEYYPMLAKELFEVAVKLKEETGADIRFINLSGGVGIPYKPDQEPNDIRAIGEGVRKVYEEVLVPAGMGDVAIYTEMGRFMMGPYGCLVTTAIHEKHTHKEYIGVDACAVNLMRPAMYGAYHHITVMGKDNSVCDHKYDVTGSLCENNDKFAIDRMLPKIDMGDLLVIHDTGAHGFAMGYNYNGKLKSAEVLLKEDGSTQLIRRAETPKDYFATFDCFDILKDMKY
- a CDS encoding RidA family protein, with product MKKTINAPKAPAAVGPYVHAVEANGLIFTSGQIGLIPETGELQNGIEAQTHQVFKNLQAVLEAAGSDLDHAVKTSVFIDDINDFAKVNEIYAEYFTGDTPARSCVEVAKLPKGALVEIEVIAVKKEA